The Coffea arabica cultivar ET-39 chromosome 1e, Coffea Arabica ET-39 HiFi, whole genome shotgun sequence genome has a window encoding:
- the LOC113706479 gene encoding 2-carboxy-D-arabinitol-1-phosphatase isoform X3 yields the protein MMFFAAPTSIPIPTQTHLTIHTAHQLFPSKIQKRTLKFTIRCSSTSLQEKIQEKSSVNELTGKGDLLKSKKGDLLDFLPPIKVAKRVVLVRHGQSSWNAEGRIQGSSDFSVLTQKGEAQAETSRQMLIDDSFDVCFSSPLIRSKRTAEIIWNVRNEEMITDADLREIDLYSFQGLLKHEGKAKYGSAYRQWQVDAPNFNIDGHYPVRELWERARSCWTRILTHDSRVLLQSNCGVSVLDFTPKPEGGSPNIFLNRLNQTPNSPIAAGSSGGRKTGMRIILVCHGISQNDPEDNFPHSGDGPLNMLGVIQAQKTAELLLDLKLKTIVSSTKIASAETANTICRVQEAADCLGADCVPRYVETKQIQDLDVGQILKKSKKQDAVGSRPLQPGWLNGYESEIATSLWGQSAKAWRYLLDELSKGSEQENVMVAVGHPALHIAMLGHCLNLTEEWMGTFHLDAGSISVVDFPDGQTGRGIVRCINYTAHLGRWSIPITRSTSDDEEF from the exons atgatgTTCTTCGCAGCACCAACCTCAATCCCAATTCCAACACAAACCCATCTCACAATCCATACTGCCCATCAGTTATTCCCCTCAAAGATTCAAAAAAGAACCTTAAAATTCACAATTCGATGTTCTTCCACAAGTTTACaagagaaaattcaagaaaagtcATCAGTGAATGAGTTGACGGGAAAGGGGGATTTGTTGAAGAGTAAAAAGGgtgatttacttgattttctccCGCCTATAAAGGTTGCAAAGAGGGTGGTGCTGGTGAGACACGGGCAGAGTAGTTGGAATGCAGAGGGGAGGATTCAGGGCAGCTCTGACTTCTCTGTTTTGACGCAAAAAGGAGAGGCTCAGGCTGAGACTTCTCGCCAGATGCTTATTGATGATTCTTTTGATGTCTGCTTTTCAAG TCCACTGATTCGATCAAAGAGGACAGCTGAGATCATATGGAATGTTCGCAATGAGGAGATGATCACTGATGCTGATCTGCGAGAAATTGATCTTTATTCTTTCCAA GGCCTCCTCAAACATGAGGGAAAAGCCAAATATGGATCAGCTTATCGTCAATGGCAAGTTGATGCTCCAAATTTCAATATTGATGGTCATTATCCTGTAAGGGAGCTGTGGGAACGAGCAAGAAGCTGCTGGACAAGAATTTTAACTCATGACAGCAG AGTTTTACTTCAAAGCAATTGTGGGGTTAGTGTCTTGGACTTCACCCCAAAACCTGAAGGTGGATCGCCCAATATTTTTCTTAATCGCTTAAACCAG ACCCCCAATTCACCTATAGCTGCTGGCAGTTCTGGAGGCAGGAAAACTGGTATGCGGATCATACTTGTGTGTCATGGAATCTCTCAAAATGATCCTGAG GATAACTTTCCACACTCTGGGGATGGACCATTGAACATGCTTGGTGTCATACAG GCGCAGAAAACTGCAGAGCTTCTTCTTGACCTGAAGCTGAAAACTATAGTCAGCAGCACTAAGATTGCATCAGCAGAGACAGCTAATACAATCTGTAGA GTTCAAGAAGCTGCTGATTGCCTCGGTGCTGACTGTGTTCCACGGTATGTGGAAACAAAGCAGATTCAGGACCTTGATGTTGGACAAATCCTTAAGAAATCAAAGAAG cAGGATGCAGTAGGATCTCGGCCTCTTCAGCCTGGCTGGTTGAATGGATACGAAAGTGAAATTGCAACATCACTATGGGGTCAATCAGCGAAGGCATGGAGATACTtgttggatgaactttctaAGGGCTCAGAGCAGGAGAATGTTATGGTTGCAGTAGGCCATCCTGCCCTTCATATCGCAATGTTGGGGCACTGCTTAAACTTGACAGAGGAATGGATGGGGACTTTTCATCTTGATGCCGGCAGCATCAGTGTAGTGGATTTTCCTGATGGGCAGACTGGTAGAGGCATTGTTCGCTGCATAAATTACACTGCTCACTTAGGGAGGTGGTCAATCCCCATCACAAGATCAACCTCAGATGATGAGGAATTCTGA
- the LOC113706479 gene encoding probable 2-carboxy-D-arabinitol-1-phosphatase isoform X1, whose translation MMFFAAPTSIPIPTQTHLTIHTAHQLFPSKIQKRTLKFTIRCSSTSLQEKIQEKSSVNELTGKGDLLKSKKGDLLDFLPPIKVAKRVVLVRHGQSSWNAEGRIQGSSDFSVLTQKGEAQAETSRQMLIDDSFDVCFSSPLIRSKRTAEIIWNVRNEEMITDADLREIDLYSFQGLLKHEGKAKYGSAYRQWQVDAPNFNIDGHYPVRELWERARSCWTRILTHDSRSILVVAHNAVNQALVATAIGLGTEYFRVLLQSNCGVSVLDFTPKPEGGSPNIFLNRLNQTPNSPIAAGSSGGRKTGMRIILVCHGISQNDPEDNFPHSGDGPLNMLGVIQAQKTAELLLDLKLKTIVSSTKIASAETANTICRVQEAADCLGADCVPRYVETKQIQDLDVGQILKKSKKQDAVGSRPLQPGWLNGYESEIATSLWGQSAKAWRYLLDELSKGSEQENVMVAVGHPALHIAMLGHCLNLTEEWMGTFHLDAGSISVVDFPDGQTGRGIVRCINYTAHLGRWSIPITRSTSDDEEF comes from the exons atgatgTTCTTCGCAGCACCAACCTCAATCCCAATTCCAACACAAACCCATCTCACAATCCATACTGCCCATCAGTTATTCCCCTCAAAGATTCAAAAAAGAACCTTAAAATTCACAATTCGATGTTCTTCCACAAGTTTACaagagaaaattcaagaaaagtcATCAGTGAATGAGTTGACGGGAAAGGGGGATTTGTTGAAGAGTAAAAAGGgtgatttacttgattttctccCGCCTATAAAGGTTGCAAAGAGGGTGGTGCTGGTGAGACACGGGCAGAGTAGTTGGAATGCAGAGGGGAGGATTCAGGGCAGCTCTGACTTCTCTGTTTTGACGCAAAAAGGAGAGGCTCAGGCTGAGACTTCTCGCCAGATGCTTATTGATGATTCTTTTGATGTCTGCTTTTCAAG TCCACTGATTCGATCAAAGAGGACAGCTGAGATCATATGGAATGTTCGCAATGAGGAGATGATCACTGATGCTGATCTGCGAGAAATTGATCTTTATTCTTTCCAA GGCCTCCTCAAACATGAGGGAAAAGCCAAATATGGATCAGCTTATCGTCAATGGCAAGTTGATGCTCCAAATTTCAATATTGATGGTCATTATCCTGTAAGGGAGCTGTGGGAACGAGCAAGAAGCTGCTGGACAAGAATTTTAACTCATGACAGCAGGTCCATACTTGTTGTTGCTCACAATGCTGTTAATCAGGCACTTGTTGCCACAGCCATTG GACTGGGCACTGAATATTTCAGAGTTTTACTTCAAAGCAATTGTGGGGTTAGTGTCTTGGACTTCACCCCAAAACCTGAAGGTGGATCGCCCAATATTTTTCTTAATCGCTTAAACCAG ACCCCCAATTCACCTATAGCTGCTGGCAGTTCTGGAGGCAGGAAAACTGGTATGCGGATCATACTTGTGTGTCATGGAATCTCTCAAAATGATCCTGAG GATAACTTTCCACACTCTGGGGATGGACCATTGAACATGCTTGGTGTCATACAG GCGCAGAAAACTGCAGAGCTTCTTCTTGACCTGAAGCTGAAAACTATAGTCAGCAGCACTAAGATTGCATCAGCAGAGACAGCTAATACAATCTGTAGA GTTCAAGAAGCTGCTGATTGCCTCGGTGCTGACTGTGTTCCACGGTATGTGGAAACAAAGCAGATTCAGGACCTTGATGTTGGACAAATCCTTAAGAAATCAAAGAAG cAGGATGCAGTAGGATCTCGGCCTCTTCAGCCTGGCTGGTTGAATGGATACGAAAGTGAAATTGCAACATCACTATGGGGTCAATCAGCGAAGGCATGGAGATACTtgttggatgaactttctaAGGGCTCAGAGCAGGAGAATGTTATGGTTGCAGTAGGCCATCCTGCCCTTCATATCGCAATGTTGGGGCACTGCTTAAACTTGACAGAGGAATGGATGGGGACTTTTCATCTTGATGCCGGCAGCATCAGTGTAGTGGATTTTCCTGATGGGCAGACTGGTAGAGGCATTGTTCGCTGCATAAATTACACTGCTCACTTAGGGAGGTGGTCAATCCCCATCACAAGATCAACCTCAGATGATGAGGAATTCTGA
- the LOC113706479 gene encoding probable 2-carboxy-D-arabinitol-1-phosphatase isoform X2 yields MMFFAAPTSIPIPTQTHLTIHTAHQLFPSKIQKRTLKFTIRCSSTSLQEKIQEKSSVNELTGKGDLLKSKKGDLLDFLPPIKVAKRVVLVRHGQSSWNAEGRIQGSSDFSVLTQKGEAQAETSRQMLIDDSFDVCFSSPLIRSKRTAEIIWNVRNEEMITDADLREIDLYSFQGLLKHEGKAKYGSAYRQWQVDAPNFNIDGHYPVRELWERARSCWTRILTHDSRSILVVAHNAVNQALVATAIGLGTEYFRVLLQSNCGVSVLDFTPKPEGGSPNIFLNRLNQTPNSPIAAGSSGGRKTGMRIILVCHGISQNDPEDNFPHSGDGPLNMLGVIQAQKTAELLLDLKLKTIVSSTKIASAETANTICRVQEAADCLGADCVPRYVETKQIQDLDVGQILKKSKKDAVGSRPLQPGWLNGYESEIATSLWGQSAKAWRYLLDELSKGSEQENVMVAVGHPALHIAMLGHCLNLTEEWMGTFHLDAGSISVVDFPDGQTGRGIVRCINYTAHLGRWSIPITRSTSDDEEF; encoded by the exons atgatgTTCTTCGCAGCACCAACCTCAATCCCAATTCCAACACAAACCCATCTCACAATCCATACTGCCCATCAGTTATTCCCCTCAAAGATTCAAAAAAGAACCTTAAAATTCACAATTCGATGTTCTTCCACAAGTTTACaagagaaaattcaagaaaagtcATCAGTGAATGAGTTGACGGGAAAGGGGGATTTGTTGAAGAGTAAAAAGGgtgatttacttgattttctccCGCCTATAAAGGTTGCAAAGAGGGTGGTGCTGGTGAGACACGGGCAGAGTAGTTGGAATGCAGAGGGGAGGATTCAGGGCAGCTCTGACTTCTCTGTTTTGACGCAAAAAGGAGAGGCTCAGGCTGAGACTTCTCGCCAGATGCTTATTGATGATTCTTTTGATGTCTGCTTTTCAAG TCCACTGATTCGATCAAAGAGGACAGCTGAGATCATATGGAATGTTCGCAATGAGGAGATGATCACTGATGCTGATCTGCGAGAAATTGATCTTTATTCTTTCCAA GGCCTCCTCAAACATGAGGGAAAAGCCAAATATGGATCAGCTTATCGTCAATGGCAAGTTGATGCTCCAAATTTCAATATTGATGGTCATTATCCTGTAAGGGAGCTGTGGGAACGAGCAAGAAGCTGCTGGACAAGAATTTTAACTCATGACAGCAGGTCCATACTTGTTGTTGCTCACAATGCTGTTAATCAGGCACTTGTTGCCACAGCCATTG GACTGGGCACTGAATATTTCAGAGTTTTACTTCAAAGCAATTGTGGGGTTAGTGTCTTGGACTTCACCCCAAAACCTGAAGGTGGATCGCCCAATATTTTTCTTAATCGCTTAAACCAG ACCCCCAATTCACCTATAGCTGCTGGCAGTTCTGGAGGCAGGAAAACTGGTATGCGGATCATACTTGTGTGTCATGGAATCTCTCAAAATGATCCTGAG GATAACTTTCCACACTCTGGGGATGGACCATTGAACATGCTTGGTGTCATACAG GCGCAGAAAACTGCAGAGCTTCTTCTTGACCTGAAGCTGAAAACTATAGTCAGCAGCACTAAGATTGCATCAGCAGAGACAGCTAATACAATCTGTAGA GTTCAAGAAGCTGCTGATTGCCTCGGTGCTGACTGTGTTCCACGGTATGTGGAAACAAAGCAGATTCAGGACCTTGATGTTGGACAAATCCTTAAGAAATCAAAGAAG GATGCAGTAGGATCTCGGCCTCTTCAGCCTGGCTGGTTGAATGGATACGAAAGTGAAATTGCAACATCACTATGGGGTCAATCAGCGAAGGCATGGAGATACTtgttggatgaactttctaAGGGCTCAGAGCAGGAGAATGTTATGGTTGCAGTAGGCCATCCTGCCCTTCATATCGCAATGTTGGGGCACTGCTTAAACTTGACAGAGGAATGGATGGGGACTTTTCATCTTGATGCCGGCAGCATCAGTGTAGTGGATTTTCCTGATGGGCAGACTGGTAGAGGCATTGTTCGCTGCATAAATTACACTGCTCACTTAGGGAGGTGGTCAATCCCCATCACAAGATCAACCTCAGATGATGAGGAATTCTGA